A window from Mya arenaria isolate MELC-2E11 chromosome 9, ASM2691426v1 encodes these proteins:
- the LOC128246858 gene encoding ADP-ribosylation factor 1-like has product MIQLPTKSYNMEKLNYKNIKFIIYDIGGNDTMRPLFRHYYKDTDAVVMVIDGADSERLEELYCDVIKPALHAEELAHSIFLFLVNKRDLPECLSAEEVADKLNLKALKHSWHILETSAVRGDGLTDSMDWLASHLGPTSGQGHRKQQSPQGSHDAIPNDVKRKSDLTCDKNDKSDKNRKLHSSSLNDVRNDVPNGDLRPPSGISDSKEVSPAKDFCHFNRAYSAFRCFFIRPSVPPDTDSDDDD; this is encoded by the exons ATGATACAACTTCCCACTAAAT CGTATAACATGGAGAAACTGAACTATAAAAACATCAAGTTCATCATATATGACATCGGCGGTAATGACACAATG CGCCCGCTGTTCCGCCATTACTACAAGGACACTGACGCTGTTGTCATGGTGATAGATGGTGCGGACTCCGAGCGTCTGGAGGAGCTATACTGTGACGTCATCAAACCTGCTCTGCACGCGGAGGAGCTTGCACACAGCATCTTCCTGTTCCTGGTTAATAAACGAGACCTTCCCGAGTGTCTAAGTGCTGAGGAGGTTGCTGACAAGTTGAACTTGAAGGCGTTGAAACATTCCTGGC ATATCCTGGAAACCAGCGCCGTTCGAGGGGACGGACTTACTGACAGTATGGACTGGCTCGCATCTCATTTGGGCCCCACTTCCGGACAGGGTCACCGGAAACAGCAATCTCCACAGGGATCCCATGACGCCATTCCTAATGACGTCAAACGAAAAAGTGACCTCACCtgtgataaaaatgataaaagtgataaaaatagaaaactacACTCTTCAAGTTTAAATGACGTCAGAAATGACGTCCCAAACGGTGATTTAAGACCGCCTTCAGGAATATCGGACTCAAAGGAAGTTTCCCCAGCAAAagacttttgtcattttaacagAGCATACAGTGCTTTCCGGTGCTTTTTTATTCGTCCAAGTGTACCACCTGACACTGACAGCGACGACGATGATTGA